Genomic segment of Macellibacteroides fermentans:
GCTTGAAATTACTATTTTTAAGAACCTCTATTCCTGTCTGGATTCTTATTTTCTGAGCAAATGCCGTTCCCGCAAAAAACGGGATCATAGCAAGTAGGATGTATTTTATAACTTTCATTATTCTTTCTGTTTTTTAGCAAAATTAGGATCCACTTTAAGGAAGGCCGTAACCACCAGGGTTCCGATACAGCAGATCATCACCCAGATGAAGAAGTTTTCGTAACCCAGCTGTTCCTGCAACCACCCGGCAGCCATGCCCGGCAACATCATTCCCAGTGCCATGAATGCGGTACAGATGGCATAGTGGGCTGTTTTGTGCTCGCCGTCCGAGAAATAGATCATGTATAACATATAGGCTGTGAATCCGAATCCGTATCCGAACTGCTCGATGAACACACAAAGATTGATTACCCAAAAGCTTTCCGGTTGAACGCTGGCCAGGTATACGAAGGCTATATTCGGCAAAGAGATGATTAACGCCATAGGCCATAACCATTTTTTCAATCCACCTCTTGAAGCGAGGATACCTCCCAGAATTCCACCTATGGTAAGTCCGATGATACCGATGGTACCATACGTCAGCCCGATTTCGGTGGTTGTAAGTCCCAGTCCCCCTACTTCGCGCGGGTCGATCAGGAATGGAGTGATCAGCTTAACCAGCTGCGCTTCGGGAAAACGGTAGAACAACATAAACAGAATGGCGATGGCTACCTGTTTCTTCTTGAAGAAGGAGGCGAAAGTGGCAAAAAACTCTTTCATCAGATTGGAGGCTGTAACCGTAACCGACGGCTTGTCTGAAGCGGGCTTAGGCAGTATAAATTTGTGATACAGGCAAAAGGCGATGAACAGACCTGCCATGATGAAGAAGGTGATGGACCACGACATAGGTATCTTGCCGGTGCTGGTTTCCAGTGCGCCGGCAATCATAACCAGGATACCTTGTCCGGCTATGGTCGAAATACGGTAGAACGTGCTGCGGATTCCCACAAAGAAGGCCTGTTCATGCGGTTCGAGGGCCAGCATGTAATACCCGTCGGCAGCGATATCGTGGGTGGCGGAGCTGAAAGCGACCAGCCAGAATACGGCTAACGAGGCCTGAAAGAAAAAATCCGTTGGAAGCGTAAAGGCTACTCCCGCCAATCCTGCACCTACCAACATCTGCATCGTAACAACCCACCACCGTTTTGTTTTCAGTAAATCTACAAACGGACTCCAGAATGGTTTGATTACCCACGGCAGATAGAGCCAGCTTGTGTACAGGGCGATGTCGGTATTGGATATACCCAGGCGCTTATACATGATTACAGAAATGGTCATAACGGCGACATAAGGTAGTCCTTGTGCAAAATACAAGGTGGGTACCCACGCCCAGGGTGAAACTTGTTTATTTTTCATGACTTAAGCTTTAAGATTCGGAAGTACACTCAGGCGTCGACCTGCAGTGACTTCGTAAGTTTATGTATTATTTCTTGAATTCCGGCTTCACTCAGGCAGACTTCCTGAAGGATCTCCCGGATATGGTGTGAGGTTATTTTCTCGTAATCCTTGGCCTGAGGAGTGATGAAAACCCCACCAAGGTCCACCGAAGCGGGACTGATCAGCAGATTTCCGTCTCCTTCCTTGAAATAGCATGCCGGACGATGAAGTGTTCTTGGCATCACACAGAGAATCCATT
This window contains:
- a CDS encoding MFS transporter; translation: MKNKQVSPWAWVPTLYFAQGLPYVAVMTISVIMYKRLGISNTDIALYTSWLYLPWVIKPFWSPFVDLLKTKRWWVVTMQMLVGAGLAGVAFTLPTDFFFQASLAVFWLVAFSSATHDIAADGYYMLALEPHEQAFFVGIRSTFYRISTIAGQGILVMIAGALETSTGKIPMSWSITFFIMAGLFIAFCLYHKFILPKPASDKPSVTVTASNLMKEFFATFASFFKKKQVAIAILFMLFYRFPEAQLVKLITPFLIDPREVGGLGLTTTEIGLTYGTIGIIGLTIGGILGGILASRGGLKKWLWPMALIISLPNIAFVYLASVQPESFWVINLCVFIEQFGYGFGFTAYMLYMIYFSDGEHKTAHYAICTAFMALGMMLPGMAAGWLQEQLGYENFFIWVMICCIGTLVVTAFLKVDPNFAKKQKE